In Bdellovibrio sp. GT3, one genomic interval encodes:
- the panD gene encoding aspartate 1-decarboxylase, translating to MNISLLRTKIHRATVTESDLNYEGSISICPDLIKASGLVMNERVDIYNCNNGARFSTYVILGNKGDICLNGAAARHVQKGDLVIICSYCGLSMEEAKKFEPTVVFVNEKNRVKEKRAESHKNNKKKKK from the coding sequence ATGAATATTTCATTGCTTAGAACAAAAATTCACCGCGCAACTGTCACTGAATCTGACTTGAACTATGAAGGCTCCATCAGCATCTGCCCGGATCTGATAAAAGCATCCGGTCTGGTCATGAATGAGCGCGTGGATATCTATAACTGCAACAACGGCGCACGATTTTCCACTTACGTGATTTTGGGTAACAAAGGTGACATCTGCTTAAACGGAGCCGCTGCCCGTCACGTTCAAAAAGGCGATCTGGTTATCATTTGCTCTTATTGTGGTCTTTCCATGGAAGAAGCGAAGAAATTCGAACCTACAGTTGTATTTGTGAACGAAAAAAACCGCGTAAAAGAAAAACGCGCCGAATCCCACAAAAACAACAAAAAGAAAAAGAAGTAG
- a CDS encoding DUF523 domain-containing protein: MSEGKILVSACLIGKPCRYDGKHQLREEVTVLHEEGMTIAVCPEEMGGLSTPRTPAERIGDKVIDKNGKDVTAEYKCGAEKALEIALKFGVKEAMLKSKSPMCGCGRIYDGSYSGNLKEGNGVLAEMLLAAGIEVETID; this comes from the coding sequence ATGAGCGAAGGAAAGATCCTGGTATCAGCCTGCCTAATTGGAAAACCGTGCCGCTATGATGGAAAACATCAGCTGCGCGAGGAAGTCACCGTCCTCCATGAGGAAGGGATGACTATCGCTGTTTGCCCGGAAGAAATGGGCGGACTTTCCACGCCACGCACTCCTGCGGAAAGAATTGGTGACAAGGTCATTGATAAGAACGGCAAAGACGTGACCGCGGAATACAAATGCGGTGCCGAAAAAGCTTTGGAAATCGCGCTGAAGTTTGGTGTGAAAGAAGCAATGTTAAAATCCAAATCCCCAATGTGCGGCTGCGGCCGAATTTATGACGGTTCATACAGCGGCAACCTGAAAGAAGGCAATGGCGTTTTGGCCGAGATGCTTTTGGCTGCAGGTATCGAAGTAGAGACCATCGACTAA
- a CDS encoding ABC-F family ATP-binding cassette domain-containing protein, translating into MGITLLQLQDGHKAFGAKVLFDQATFAINEGEHVGVIGPNGAGKTTLFKILVDQEHLDSGIVTKSQQLRLGYLEQESDWNVSAKVEEYLEQSCITPLWELKQFGLKLGLTERHFQSHLKELSGGFRMRVKLLYLIGQEPNLLLLDEPTNFLDLETLLVLESFLQEYKGAFLLISHDREFLRRVTDHILEVEAGDIVKFAGNLDDYFEQKAMLAELLQKQALSQAAKKKSIMDFVTRFGAKATKARQAQSRLKALEKMETIELKAAPTHSTIHIPPASPTGKMILEIDDADCGYGDKVILKNVTVRLERGNHLGIVGLNGAGKSTLLKSLGEQIPLLRGSIKWGHQVSLSYFAQHTPEALNPEHTVLEALASLAHKDVIQQDVLNIAGSLLFSGDAVHKKVKVLSGGEKSRVALGQILLQKSPLLLLDEPTNHLDFDTVEALTGALERYEGTIVTVSHDRGFIGRVANKILEVNHGQLTLYPGTYDEYVWSLQKGFLSERVMTPQDVNRANADGGSAEPAKFNYKEERKRIELQIKKAQKLIEDTDKRLAVLAKKRDDMNDQLISGTAANTAGLAKDLHEVSGQIEDLETQMLQAMEDQHTFEQELKNLIG; encoded by the coding sequence ATGGGAATTACGTTATTGCAGTTACAGGATGGGCATAAGGCCTTTGGTGCTAAGGTTCTTTTTGATCAGGCGACTTTCGCGATCAATGAGGGCGAGCACGTGGGGGTTATTGGGCCTAATGGGGCTGGTAAGACGACCTTGTTTAAGATTCTAGTGGATCAGGAGCATTTGGATTCCGGAATTGTGACTAAGTCTCAGCAGTTGAGACTTGGATATTTGGAACAGGAATCTGATTGGAATGTTTCCGCGAAGGTCGAAGAGTATCTAGAGCAAAGCTGCATCACGCCCCTATGGGAGTTGAAGCAGTTTGGCTTAAAGCTGGGTCTGACCGAACGTCACTTTCAATCCCACTTGAAAGAACTGAGCGGCGGCTTCCGCATGCGCGTGAAGTTATTGTACCTGATTGGACAAGAACCAAACCTGCTGTTACTGGATGAGCCCACGAACTTTTTGGATCTTGAGACCTTGCTGGTTTTGGAAAGCTTTCTGCAAGAGTACAAAGGTGCTTTTCTTTTGATTTCCCATGATCGCGAGTTTTTGCGTCGTGTGACGGATCACATTCTGGAAGTTGAAGCCGGAGACATCGTAAAGTTCGCCGGAAATCTGGATGACTACTTTGAACAAAAAGCAATGCTTGCAGAGCTTTTACAAAAACAAGCCCTGAGCCAAGCGGCTAAAAAGAAATCCATCATGGACTTCGTCACCCGCTTCGGAGCAAAAGCCACCAAAGCCCGTCAGGCACAATCTCGCCTGAAGGCATTGGAAAAGATGGAAACCATTGAACTTAAAGCAGCGCCAACGCACTCGACGATTCATATCCCGCCGGCAAGCCCTACCGGAAAAATGATTCTGGAAATTGATGATGCTGATTGTGGTTACGGCGACAAAGTGATCTTGAAGAACGTCACAGTTCGCCTGGAGCGCGGCAATCACTTGGGTATCGTGGGACTGAATGGCGCTGGTAAATCGACGCTGTTAAAATCCTTGGGCGAGCAGATTCCTTTGCTGCGTGGTTCGATCAAATGGGGCCATCAGGTAAGCTTATCGTACTTTGCACAACATACGCCCGAGGCATTGAACCCAGAACACACTGTTTTGGAGGCATTGGCCTCCCTGGCCCACAAAGACGTGATTCAACAGGATGTTTTGAATATCGCCGGAAGTTTGCTTTTCAGCGGCGATGCCGTTCATAAAAAAGTAAAAGTTCTTTCGGGCGGTGAAAAATCCCGTGTGGCCTTAGGGCAAATCCTTTTACAGAAGTCACCACTATTGCTTCTGGATGAGCCGACGAATCACTTGGACTTCGACACTGTTGAGGCCTTGACCGGGGCCCTTGAACGCTATGAAGGCACGATCGTCACTGTCAGCCATGACCGTGGTTTCATTGGTCGTGTGGCGAATAAAATTTTGGAAGTGAATCACGGGCAGCTGACGCTGTATCCGGGCACTTATGATGAATATGTCTGGAGTTTGCAAAAAGGATTCCTATCCGAGCGTGTGATGACTCCTCAGGATGTGAATCGCGCGAACGCTGACGGTGGTTCTGCGGAGCCTGCGAAATTCAACTACAAGGAAGAACGCAAGCGGATTGAATTGCAGATCAAAAAAGCGCAAAAACTGATCGAGGACACGGATAAACGCTTGGCTGTACTGGCAAAAAAGCGTGATGATATGAATGATCAGCTTATTTCAGGAACTGCAGCAAACACTGCAGGCTTGGCCAAGGATCTTCACGAAGTCAGCGGACAGATCGAAGATCTGGAGACACAAATGCTTCAGGCCATGGAAGACCAACACACTTTTGAACAGGAACTAAAAAACCTGATAGGATAG
- a CDS encoding DUF2799 domain-containing protein: protein MKSLVSLLSISILLSGCASHLKKDCEATNWFQHGESVAMRGEWLSSDPKLLSCRKEEAEISESQADQGFKSGRIKYCTKENSYLVGKSGDPFTPQFCEGSDVKTLSSSHTKGIRDYCAKSNGFTAGASGKKYRNLCPTDLETGFMTEYKKGRLKYVEAQIKNAEDRRRELDYKMRIAVTDVHSAQSRVSMLRSQQSALESQRIFANDSNNKALKDNINNQITALDSDVRNAQWKANDAERARNNIQGEMDRLSKEISDYRTEMAGL from the coding sequence ATGAAAAGTCTTGTCTCTTTGCTTTCGATTTCAATTTTACTTTCTGGCTGTGCCAGCCATTTAAAGAAAGATTGTGAAGCAACCAACTGGTTCCAACATGGCGAAAGCGTAGCCATGCGTGGTGAGTGGCTTTCCTCAGATCCCAAGTTACTGTCCTGCCGCAAAGAAGAAGCGGAAATCAGCGAATCCCAAGCGGACCAGGGTTTTAAAAGTGGTCGCATCAAATACTGCACCAAAGAAAACTCCTACTTGGTTGGTAAATCCGGCGATCCATTTACTCCGCAATTCTGTGAAGGCTCTGATGTAAAAACTTTGAGCTCAAGCCACACCAAAGGCATTCGCGACTACTGCGCGAAGAGCAATGGCTTCACTGCAGGCGCATCGGGCAAAAAGTATCGCAACCTGTGCCCGACGGATTTGGAGACCGGATTCATGACTGAATATAAAAAAGGTCGTTTGAAGTACGTGGAAGCCCAAATAAAAAATGCCGAAGACCGCCGTCGTGAGTTGGACTACAAGATGAGAATTGCTGTGACAGATGTTCACTCTGCACAAAGCCGCGTAAGCATGCTGCGCAGTCAGCAGTCCGCACTTGAATCCCAACGTATATTTGCAAATGACAGCAACAATAAGGCGCTTAAAGACAATATCAACAATCAGATCACGGCCCTTGATTCAGATGTTCGTAATGCACAATGGAAAGCGAATGACGCCGAAAGAGCAAGAAACAACATCCAGGGAGAAATGGATCGCTTGTCGAAAGAAATCAGCGACTATAGAACCGAAATGGCGGGACTATAA
- a CDS encoding ABC-F family ATP-binding cassette domain-containing protein, which produces MQNRIFQITAHNVGYEHSNGLRLFSSLNFSLGAGRYGLVGPNGIGKSTLAMILSSELSATEGEIHASHPIMYLKQMEDRPEQTVGELLVNIWDSNQLDAVTQETLLGDIPFDRPLKQLSGGEWTRVRMAKAIAENSGLLILDEPTNNLDREAKQRIVQFAQDFSGNLLIISHDRELLESMETIMEMSNQGMRVYGGSYSFYEQQRNQEIEQEQSTLNQLRREKKKTERELHERVDSQEKRMRRGQAIADKGGIPRIVVGGLKRAAQVTLGSINSNETQRAEQASTEFQSHFAGMRTQSTLRLKDLGVKVPTEKLIFSVADFNFRFSGAENFLWPENLTLHMKGPERWAFTGRNGAGKTTFLQLLLSKGESPLGELRGTMSVGSLKTSLIDQEYSMLRPDQSVLENIIEVSSKGAEWIRNELAAFQFFADRVHQKAESLSGGEKLKLCLAKVFLSDVTPELLVLDEPTNNLDISSLEVLEDVLNSYQGALIVISHDLVFLQKIQTREVRLLQS; this is translated from the coding sequence ATGCAAAATAGAATATTTCAGATCACAGCTCACAATGTGGGCTATGAGCACAGCAATGGGCTGCGCTTGTTTTCGTCATTGAATTTCAGCCTGGGAGCCGGTCGCTATGGTTTGGTCGGCCCCAATGGTATTGGCAAATCCACGCTGGCTATGATTCTGTCGTCAGAACTTTCTGCGACGGAAGGGGAGATTCATGCGAGTCATCCGATCATGTACTTAAAACAAATGGAAGATCGGCCCGAACAAACTGTCGGTGAGTTACTGGTGAACATCTGGGATTCAAACCAGTTGGATGCTGTGACTCAGGAAACATTGTTGGGGGATATCCCTTTTGATCGACCACTAAAACAACTCAGCGGTGGAGAGTGGACCCGGGTGCGAATGGCAAAGGCTATTGCCGAGAATTCCGGCTTACTGATTTTGGATGAGCCGACCAATAATTTGGATCGCGAAGCCAAGCAAAGAATCGTGCAATTCGCGCAGGACTTTAGCGGCAATCTTCTGATTATCAGTCATGATCGCGAGCTTTTGGAATCCATGGAGACGATCATGGAGATGTCCAATCAAGGGATGCGGGTTTATGGTGGCAGCTATTCGTTCTATGAGCAGCAGCGCAATCAGGAAATCGAGCAGGAACAATCCACACTGAATCAGTTGCGCCGGGAGAAAAAGAAAACCGAGCGCGAGCTGCACGAAAGAGTGGATTCACAGGAAAAACGCATGCGCCGTGGACAGGCTATCGCTGACAAAGGCGGTATTCCCCGCATTGTTGTGGGGGGATTGAAAAGGGCGGCTCAAGTCACACTCGGAAGTATTAATTCCAATGAAACGCAAAGGGCAGAGCAGGCCAGTACGGAGTTTCAATCGCACTTTGCAGGGATGCGAACGCAATCCACTTTGCGATTAAAGGATCTGGGAGTGAAAGTCCCGACTGAGAAGCTGATATTTTCAGTGGCGGACTTTAATTTCCGATTCTCTGGAGCCGAAAATTTTCTGTGGCCTGAAAATCTGACTTTGCACATGAAAGGACCGGAACGCTGGGCTTTCACGGGAAGAAACGGCGCGGGAAAAACCACATTTCTGCAGCTGTTGCTATCCAAAGGTGAGTCTCCCTTAGGTGAACTCCGCGGGACCATGTCTGTGGGGAGTTTGAAAACCAGTTTGATAGACCAGGAATACAGCATGCTTCGTCCTGATCAGTCTGTCCTGGAAAACATTATCGAGGTTTCCAGTAAAGGGGCGGAATGGATTCGCAATGAGCTTGCGGCATTTCAATTCTTTGCGGATCGAGTGCATCAGAAAGCCGAAAGTTTAAGTGGTGGAGAGAAGCTTAAACTCTGTCTGGCAAAGGTCTTTCTTTCTGATGTAACTCCGGAGCTATTAGTTCTTGATGAGCCCACCAATAATCTGGATATAAGCAGCCTGGAGGTTTTGGAGGACGTTTTAAACTCCTATCAAGGAGCTTTGATCGTGATCTCCCATGACCTCGTATTCCTGCAGAAAATTCAAACCCGGGAGGTCCGCCTTTTGCAATCCTAG
- a CDS encoding type 1 glutamine amidotransferase → MKKLLIIQHEFDGPPGTTLDWASQNGYAVEFWHPADEPQIPDAKAYAGVVICGGSMDTFEVEKHPWLQTEKKFIRNLIESNMKIFGLCLGSQLIAEIMGGKVLIHEPGWEVGFVPVHTTDGETIPAFHWHHCTFTLPPGAELIATNDFCKNQAYKIGDNIIATQFHPETTEDWIRECADEVGPHQQGIVQNKAEMLADLHLQKTLRDWYFRQLDKLFKS, encoded by the coding sequence ATGAAGAAGCTTTTAATCATTCAGCACGAATTTGATGGCCCTCCCGGCACCACCTTGGACTGGGCGTCTCAGAATGGCTATGCCGTCGAGTTCTGGCATCCGGCAGATGAACCCCAGATTCCTGATGCCAAGGCCTACGCGGGCGTCGTTATTTGCGGCGGCAGCATGGATACCTTCGAGGTTGAAAAACATCCATGGCTACAGACTGAGAAAAAGTTCATTCGGAATTTGATCGAGAGTAATATGAAGATCTTTGGCCTTTGCCTTGGCTCACAACTGATTGCCGAAATCATGGGTGGTAAAGTTCTGATCCATGAACCTGGCTGGGAAGTGGGATTCGTTCCGGTTCATACCACTGATGGCGAAACCATTCCGGCATTCCACTGGCACCACTGCACCTTTACGCTGCCACCAGGAGCAGAGCTGATTGCCACCAATGATTTCTGTAAGAATCAGGCCTATAAGATTGGTGATAATATCATAGCGACCCAGTTTCACCCGGAAACGACTGAGGATTGGATCAGGGAGTGCGCTGATGAGGTGGGCCCCCACCAGCAAGGTATTGTTCAAAACAAAGCCGAGATGCTGGCTGATTTGCATCTGCAAAAAACATTGAGAGATTGGTATTTCAGACAGCTGGATAAGTTATTTAAGTCTTAA
- a CDS encoding hydroxymethylglutaryl-CoA lyase has protein sequence MAKNSVAIVEMGLRDGLQNEKVVLDADTRVEFARRLIEAGTKRVEIGAFVSPQWVPQMAGTKEVVGKAFGLQKSGQIPKKTEFSVLVPNERGMLDAIASGVKEVAIFAACSESFSLKNINCSIDESFKRFEPVMALAKKHKIKVRGYLSTCFGCPFEGKVPEARVVKLAQRMHKLGVYELSIGDTIGVANVGQVHSLFKKIKKVVPVKKLAGHFHDTRGQALANILAAFEVGVRVFDTSLGGLGGCPYAPGATGNVATEDVVYMFHGMGIKTGLNLEKLIAIDPWMSDKIQHALPSKVGKVGTLKPLGKVPNGK, from the coding sequence ATGGCGAAGAATTCAGTTGCGATTGTGGAAATGGGATTAAGAGATGGTTTGCAAAACGAGAAAGTCGTTTTGGATGCTGACACACGCGTTGAATTCGCCCGTCGTTTGATTGAAGCCGGCACAAAACGTGTGGAGATCGGTGCTTTTGTTTCCCCTCAATGGGTTCCGCAAATGGCGGGTACTAAAGAGGTTGTTGGCAAGGCTTTCGGTTTGCAAAAATCCGGTCAGATCCCCAAGAAAACTGAATTCTCTGTTTTGGTTCCCAATGAGCGCGGTATGCTGGATGCTATCGCCAGTGGTGTGAAGGAAGTTGCGATTTTTGCGGCTTGTTCTGAATCATTCTCTTTGAAAAATATCAACTGCTCGATCGATGAAAGCTTCAAACGCTTTGAGCCGGTGATGGCCTTAGCCAAGAAACACAAGATCAAGGTGCGCGGCTATTTGTCCACGTGCTTTGGCTGTCCGTTCGAGGGTAAAGTGCCTGAAGCCCGCGTGGTGAAACTTGCTCAGCGCATGCATAAGCTGGGTGTGTATGAGCTTTCCATTGGCGACACCATCGGTGTGGCGAATGTGGGTCAGGTTCATTCCTTGTTTAAGAAAATTAAAAAAGTGGTTCCAGTTAAAAAGTTAGCGGGTCACTTCCATGATACTCGTGGACAGGCTTTGGCAAATATTCTAGCAGCCTTTGAAGTGGGTGTTCGTGTATTCGATACCAGCCTTGGTGGTTTGGGTGGATGCCCTTATGCTCCGGGAGCTACGGGAAATGTGGCAACTGAAGATGTGGTTTACATGTTCCACGGTATGGGTATTAAGACCGGTTTGAACCTGGAAAAACTAATCGCAATTGATCCTTGGATGTCTGATAAAATCCAACACGCTCTGCCTTCCAAAGTGGGTAAAGTCGGTACTCTAAAACCACTCGGTAAAGTTCCGAACGGTAAATAA
- a CDS encoding acetyl-CoA carboxylase biotin carboxyl carrier protein subunit has protein sequence MEIKVRIDGIDHKAQAQLLQGTLWVHSNGRTFTMDAGSGRKSRKKSGAGGSSDTVIAPMPGKVTKILVQPGTVVKAGQAVLVMEAMKMEYTLKCDIAGTIDSVSCAVGEQVALGKALVKIKPAAE, from the coding sequence ATGGAAATCAAAGTTCGTATCGACGGTATCGATCACAAAGCCCAAGCCCAATTACTTCAAGGCACACTGTGGGTGCATAGCAATGGACGTACATTCACCATGGACGCCGGCTCTGGACGTAAGTCACGCAAGAAGTCGGGTGCAGGTGGATCTTCTGATACAGTTATTGCGCCGATGCCGGGTAAAGTGACTAAGATATTAGTGCAACCAGGTACAGTCGTAAAAGCGGGCCAGGCAGTTTTGGTGATGGAAGCCATGAAAATGGAGTACACTTTGAAGTGTGACATCGCAGGAACCATTGATTCTGTGTCTTGTGCTGTTGGCGAACAAGTTGCCTTGGGTAAAGCTTTGGTAAAAATTAAACCTGCTGCAGAGTAA
- a CDS encoding acetyl-CoA carboxylase biotin carboxylase subunit, giving the protein MTKMPGKFTRIAIANRGEVAVRIIKACEELGIETVLLHSEADINSRAFRMATKSICIGPAPTAESYLNIAANIDGALAGGAQAIHPGFGFLSENADFAEAVTKAGLTFIGPSADSIRSLGDKVHCKELAKKAGLPLVPGYQGENQAVANLIQEAERIGYPVIVKAAAGGGGRGMKLIKSSDEAAELIESAQREAQSAFGSPKVFLEKYLDRAKHIEFQVFGDSTGNVIHFFDRECSVQRRHQKIIEEATSPSLSEDLRRKMGEAACAIATLGKYKGAGTVEFLLQDGEFYLLEVNTRLQVEHPVTEEVLGVDLVKMQILTAQGEYIHDPKLIRVPRGHSIECRIYAENPYMGGVPSTGLLGLVEWPEGPGRRYEYGFDSGDTITPFYDPMIAKVIVWDENRPRAIQKMIRVLKDSVVFGVHTNIPYLIEILSHKEFVMGTMTTRFIETYFADPIKEPELTEAEKKIAAAALAQARGVQTAGAVANTSPWASYWRGI; this is encoded by the coding sequence ATGACAAAAATGCCTGGTAAATTCACACGTATTGCAATCGCAAATCGCGGAGAAGTCGCGGTTCGTATTATCAAAGCTTGCGAAGAGTTGGGAATCGAAACGGTTCTTCTGCACTCTGAGGCGGATATTAATTCCCGTGCTTTCCGCATGGCCACAAAATCAATCTGCATCGGTCCAGCACCAACCGCAGAAAGCTATCTGAACATCGCAGCCAATATCGATGGCGCCCTGGCCGGTGGAGCACAAGCGATTCATCCGGGATTTGGTTTCCTGTCTGAAAATGCAGACTTTGCAGAAGCTGTGACCAAAGCGGGTCTTACATTCATCGGACCTTCTGCAGACTCCATTCGTTCTTTGGGTGACAAGGTTCATTGTAAGGAGCTTGCAAAAAAAGCGGGCCTTCCATTGGTGCCGGGTTATCAAGGTGAAAACCAAGCTGTTGCCAATCTGATTCAAGAAGCCGAGCGCATTGGCTATCCCGTGATCGTGAAAGCTGCTGCCGGTGGCGGTGGTCGCGGTATGAAATTGATTAAGTCCTCTGATGAGGCGGCTGAGTTAATTGAATCCGCTCAGCGTGAAGCGCAATCGGCATTTGGTTCACCGAAAGTATTCCTGGAGAAATATCTGGATCGCGCCAAGCACATTGAATTTCAAGTGTTCGGTGATTCCACTGGAAACGTGATTCATTTCTTTGACCGTGAATGTTCCGTGCAACGTCGCCATCAAAAAATTATCGAAGAAGCAACATCTCCATCGTTGAGCGAAGATCTTCGCCGCAAAATGGGTGAGGCCGCTTGTGCGATTGCGACCCTGGGTAAATACAAAGGCGCGGGCACAGTGGAGTTCCTGCTTCAAGATGGTGAATTCTATTTGCTGGAAGTAAATACGCGTCTGCAAGTTGAGCATCCAGTGACTGAAGAAGTACTGGGTGTGGATCTGGTTAAAATGCAGATCCTGACTGCACAAGGTGAATACATCCATGATCCAAAACTAATCCGCGTGCCACGTGGTCATTCCATCGAGTGCCGTATCTACGCGGAAAACCCGTACATGGGTGGCGTTCCAAGCACCGGTTTGTTGGGACTTGTTGAATGGCCTGAGGGGCCGGGTCGTCGTTATGAATATGGATTTGATTCCGGGGACACTATCACACCATTCTATGATCCGATGATTGCGAAAGTGATCGTGTGGGATGAAAACCGTCCGCGTGCGATTCAAAAAATGATCCGCGTTCTAAAAGACTCTGTGGTGTTTGGTGTTCACACGAACATTCCTTATTTGATCGAGATTCTGTCCCACAAAGAGTTTGTGATGGGCACGATGACGACAAGATTCATCGAGACCTATTTTGCGGATCCAATCAAAGAGCCGGAACTGACTGAAGCTGAAAAGAAAATTGCGGCGGCAGCATTGGCTCAGGCTCGTGGTGTGCAAACGGCTGGAGCAGTAGCGAACACGTCTCCGTGGGCGTCTTACTGGAGAGGTATCTAA
- a CDS encoding response regulator yields MILTIDDEPTIRSAVQLILSRRNCQVVGAQDPGEAEAQLKSQTFDLILLDVKLGKASGLELLKKLREELKINTPVLLMSGLADTERIQEACKYDIKGFLLKPFNSKGLEEKVFGVLDALSKPQAA; encoded by the coding sequence ATGATTTTGACCATAGATGACGAGCCAACGATTCGTTCTGCGGTGCAGTTGATTCTTTCCAGAAGGAACTGTCAGGTCGTCGGGGCGCAGGATCCGGGTGAGGCGGAGGCGCAACTAAAGTCTCAAACCTTTGATTTGATTCTTTTGGATGTAAAGCTGGGGAAGGCCAGTGGGTTGGAATTGCTCAAAAAATTGCGCGAAGAGTTGAAAATTAACACGCCGGTTTTGCTTATGAGCGGTCTCGCGGACACTGAGCGCATTCAGGAAGCTTGTAAATACGATATCAAAGGCTTCCTATTAAAACCTTTCAACTCAAAAGGGTTGGAGGAGAAGGTGTTCGGGGTTTTGGATGCGCTATCGAAACCGCAAGCTGCATAG